From the Deinococcus gobiensis I-0 genome, the window TCCCTCTCCCCCCATCCGCCCGTGAAGGGCACTACAGGAGCCACCACCATGGCGAAACTCAACGGCACCCAGAACACCGGCACCAGCTTCGAACGCACCGTCCTCGACGAGGGCATCTACGACATGAAACTCGTCAAGGTCCTCGGCTACATGCGCGACGGCACCCCCCAGTTCCCTGACCCCAAACCCGCCGTGATGATGATCTGGAGCTGGTGCGACGAAGCCGGCAACCTGTACCAGGACGACAAGAACCAGACCTACGACCTCGTCGACGTCCTGGGCATGCCCCGCAACTTCGCCTACAACGACAAGAGCGGGTACTGGAAGCGCCTGAGCGAGGTCTCCGGCTTCGCCATCACGGACGCCACCGTCGCGCAGACCGCCCACGACTTCGGCGACTTCATCCTGAGCTTCGACGACATCATCGAAGTCATCAGCAGCCCCGACGCAGAGAAGCCTGACAAGAAGGGCAAGGTCACGGCCGTCAGCGTGGAAGTCAACGGCGTGGAGCAGATCGGCCGCGTGTGCAAGATCGTGGTCAAGAAGCAGCCCGGCAAGAAGGACCCCACGAAGTTCTTCAACAGCATCGGCAGCGTCATGCAGGCCCAGGCCAGTCAGCCGAAGCGGCCCCCCACGCGCCCAGCTGCCGCGCCCGCAACCCAGGCGGCCCCGGCCCAGAGCGCCCCGCCTGCGCGCCCCGCACGTCCGGCCCCGGCCCCGGCCCCGGCTGCCCAGAAGCCGCCCACTGAAGCCCTCTACGACGGCAACGGTGAAGAGCTGCCCTACTAGCCCTTGATCACAAAAAGGGCGACTCGCTGCCGTCCAAAGCCTGCGAGTCGCCCTTTTTGTCCCCCTGAACGAGGTTCCACCATGTTAAGCCTCATCCCCAACGCCAACCAGTACGCGGCCCCTGGCCGGGAGGTTCCCGATGCGCGGTAACTTGTGGAGCAACCCCACCAACGAAATCAAGAACCTCCCCGGCATCGGCCAAAAGCTCGCCAAGCGCGTCATCGAAGACCTCGGCGAAGGTGACCCCCACGTCGCCATCGTGGTTATTGAGCGCAACCCCTTCAACCTGCAGGACGTCGACGGGATCGGTTTCAAGAAGGCTGACCGTGTGGCCAAAGAGGTCTACGGCCTGGGCCCCGACGACGTGCGCTGCGCCCTCGTGATCCGCAGCAAACAGGACGGCGCGCCCCGGCGGCTGAGCCTGACCCTGAAGAACAGCAAGATGAAGGACTTCGTGCCCGTCGCCATCTTCACCAAGTACGGCGTGGCCAGCGACAACCTCACCCAGCTCTTCGACACCGGGCGCTACGGGCAGCACGAGCTGCTGCTGATCGTGGAAGTCGTGGAGGACCGGGAGGAGAAGGGTCTGGACTTCGACGCGGCCCCCGTCACGCCCACCTGGGTCCTTGAGGAACTGTTACGCGACGACCTGGCGCGCGAGCGGATGCTGGACGAAGGCTGCCCGAACTGCCCGGACATCGAGGCCCCCACGCTCGCCCCCGTTCCGCCCCGTGTGGTCCTGGCGCCCCGTGAGTCCGGCGAGGATCTGCCCTTCCCCATCGAGGAAACGGAGACGGATCTCGTCGGGCTGGGGTTGAACTGACGTGACCCAACCCTCCCCACTCTCCTGGGTGGCCCTCCTCCGGCGGGGGGTCACACCGCCGCCCGGCACCATCGAATTCCGCTTCCTCAAGAGCGGCGCCAAAGCCTGGATGCCCTACCCCACCTTCGAGGAACACCCCGACACCTTCAACGCCACCCAAGTCCCCGCCGGCCAGGACGCCTACTTCGGCGTCGCCTTCCGCAAGGACAACACCAGCGGCAAAGCCGACAACTGCCAAGTCACCAACCTCGTCTGGGTAGACGTCGACCTCGTCGACCACCCCGAATTCAGCGACGGCCTGAGCAAAGCCGGCCTCCTCGAAGCCACCCCCGAAGACCTCAAGGCCATGAAGGCCCAGCTGCTGGCCTGGATCCTGCAGGTCTGCGCCGCCCACGATCTCCACGTGCGCGCCGCGGTGGACAGCGGGCACGGCATTCAGGCCTTCTTCGCCCGCCGCTACGGCACCGACCACGCCGACACCGAGCGCTTCAACAAGGCCCTCGCCCTGCTGCTGGGCGGCGACCCCAAGAGCACCGACGTCGCGCGCATCCTGCGCCTCCCTGGGACGCTGAACCTCAAGAATCCCAAGCGCCCCCTGCTCGTCGAGGTCGTGCATCAAAACCCCGAGGCCTGGGTAGAGGACGCGGCCCTGGGCGCGCTGCCCCTGCCCGAGAAGCCGGCACCGGTGGCCTTACCCACACCTAGCCCACGGCCGGCCCTCCCCGCCGGCAGCACGAAGCTCGAAGTCTGGGCACAGAAAGCCTTGGCCGACGAATGCGAGATCCTCCAGAACTCGGTCGAAGGCGGGCGCAACCACCAACTCAACATCAGCGCCGTCAAGCTGGGCAGCATCATCGCCGCCGGCGCACTTGACGAAGCCCAGGTGCGTCAGGAGCTCACTGCCGCTGCTCAGGCCGCTGGACTGGAACCCGACGAGATTCCCGACACCCTGCACAGTGGCCTGACCCACGGCAAGAAGTCACCCCGCGACCTCAGCCACGTGGGCCAGGAACAGGCCGCAGCCCACGGCGTCATCGGCAAGGGCCGGCGGGCGGCAGTCGCGGGGGATGACGACAACCTCACCCCCCAGCCCCCCAGCAGCGGCGTCTACGTGGAGCACAGCTGCTACTACATCGACCGGCCCCGCATGAACAAGGGCAGGATCGTGGACTGGACCCCCGAACGGCTCACCAACTTCGTCTGGGAACCCGCCCTCAAGCTCAACCATTCCGGCGGCATGAGCGGCGAGCGCGGCACCCTCGTCATCCGGGGAGCCGAGCGCTACGAGATACAGCTGGAGAGCCGGGTCTGGAACAGCCGCAAGGACCTGCTCGAAGCCATCGGCGGGTACCGGGCCCTGTGCATCACCACCAACAACGCCGACGTTGCGAAGATCGCCGACTACATCGCGGCCACCTACCCGGATCTGCCTGTAGCTCAGGGCGTCCAGTCCTACGGGTTGCACAAGCACCAGGGCCAGTGGGTAGAGGTCTACGAAGACCTCACGGTCAGCACCTTCGAGACCCCGCCCCTCTTCTACTCGGGCACCCCGGTGGATCCGGGCAGCAAGGCCTTCAAAGCGCCCCGCCTGGGTACCGACGAGCAGGTGGAGGCCGCCCGCCGCGCCATCGTGAAGCTGCCCGGCCTGATCACCCCGGCTGTGGCCTACGCCCAGCTCGGGTACGCGGCGGCCAGCGTCTTCAGCCCACGCATCACGCCCTACCTGGGCAACCGCCTGCCCTTCGTGTACGTGGCCGGTGAGCGCGAATCCGGCAAGACGTCCGGCGCGCAGATCGTCCTGGAACTCACGACCGGTTACTCGGCACGACTCACCAAGGCCAGCGGCATGACGGCCTACCAGTACGACATCGCCCACAGCAGCGCCAACAACATGCTCGCCCTTCTCGACGAGTACCGCCCTGGCGAGATCGACGACGCGCAGCTGCGCAAGCATCACGACCTGGGGACCAAGTGGCGCGGCACAGGCAAGGCGGCCAAGGACCTGGCGTATGAGCTGAACGCGCCCATGATCGTCCTCGGAGAAGGCTTCAC encodes:
- a CDS encoding helix-hairpin-helix domain-containing protein, coding for MRGNLWSNPTNEIKNLPGIGQKLAKRVIEDLGEGDPHVAIVVIERNPFNLQDVDGIGFKKADRVAKEVYGLGPDDVRCALVIRSKQDGAPRRLSLTLKNSKMKDFVPVAIFTKYGVASDNLTQLFDTGRYGQHELLLIVEVVEDREEKGLDFDAAPVTPTWVLEELLRDDLARERMLDEGCPNCPDIEAPTLAPVPPRVVLAPRESGEDLPFPIEETETDLVGLGLN
- a CDS encoding DNA-primase RepB domain-containing protein, yielding MTQPSPLSWVALLRRGVTPPPGTIEFRFLKSGAKAWMPYPTFEEHPDTFNATQVPAGQDAYFGVAFRKDNTSGKADNCQVTNLVWVDVDLVDHPEFSDGLSKAGLLEATPEDLKAMKAQLLAWILQVCAAHDLHVRAAVDSGHGIQAFFARRYGTDHADTERFNKALALLLGGDPKSTDVARILRLPGTLNLKNPKRPLLVEVVHQNPEAWVEDAALGALPLPEKPAPVALPTPSPRPALPAGSTKLEVWAQKALADECEILQNSVEGGRNHQLNISAVKLGSIIAAGALDEAQVRQELTAAAQAAGLEPDEIPDTLHSGLTHGKKSPRDLSHVGQEQAAAHGVIGKGRRAAVAGDDDNLTPQPPSSGVYVEHSCYYIDRPRMNKGRIVDWTPERLTNFVWEPALKLNHSGGMSGERGTLVIRGAERYEIQLESRVWNSRKDLLEAIGGYRALCITTNNADVAKIADYIAATYPDLPVAQGVQSYGLHKHQGQWVEVYEDLTVSTFETPPLFYSGTPVDPGSKAFKAPRLGTDEQVEAARRAIVKLPGLITPAVAYAQLGYAAASVFSPRITPYLGNRLPFVYVAGERESGKTSGAQIVLELTTGYSARLTKASGMTAYQYDIAHSSANNMLALLDEYRPGEIDDAQLRKHHDLGTKWRGTGKAAKDLAYELNAPMIVLGEGFTDDAATKSRGVLYFTRKADRGGLDGYSELLKLPLWAYAGHLHQLARDLTDEDHAARMTAAGDLAGQAIGDVANPRLRYALTYIAYGLLVLQADTEAIPDEAILSTLREGVHNMLEGGEEGVTNLELFLEQLCFALAKVPNPQDYVIPSVNGTLILRPRMCVDLVKERYREQAAIANAKLFDKYAKESSFFDQGDKHRAHDSTLWRGQRLRVADVPERCDVGLLESLEKSMRPAVGGLGPM